A DNA window from Gemmatimonadota bacterium contains the following coding sequences:
- a CDS encoding TadE/TadG family type IV pilus assembly protein: MRFLQRAPREASGSGSIRRSAAGQSIAEFALVVPMLLLLVFGVVEFGLIVKSWQVVTDAAREGARVAVIGNGTAADSTDATNVVRGALGRGGLDGAGATVELVASGVSLPTGWSDVERGDTARMNITYQHDMIMFGPLISSMTGYSTIPIRTSVAMRKE, encoded by the coding sequence ATGAGGTTTCTGCAACGCGCGCCGAGGGAAGCCTCTGGTTCGGGCTCGATTCGCCGCTCTGCCGCTGGGCAGTCGATCGCGGAGTTCGCGCTGGTCGTGCCCATGCTTCTGCTTCTCGTTTTCGGGGTCGTCGAGTTCGGCCTCATCGTCAAGTCCTGGCAGGTGGTCACGGACGCCGCGCGCGAGGGCGCGCGCGTAGCCGTTATCGGCAACGGGACCGCCGCCGACTCGACCGACGCCACGAACGTGGTGCGCGGTGCGCTGGGCCGGGGCGGCCTGGACGGCGCTGGGGCGACGGTGGAGCTCGTGGCCAGCGGAGTCAGCCTGCCGACCGGGTGGAGCGATGTCGAGCGCGGCGACACCGCGCGCATGAACATCACCTATCAGCACGACATGATCATGTTCGGGCCGCTCATCTCTTCGATGACCGGTTACAGCACGATCCCGATCAGGACTTCGGTCGCGATGCGCAAGGAGTAG
- the cpaB gene encoding Flp pilus assembly protein CpaB has protein sequence MGNRRRALLILGLAMVLGLAAAWASLNYLQNQGGPVLPTVNRTTTPVAVAVTDLPLGSMVRPEDVQLIDWPSEQVPVGYVTAVEDVVGRGLVRAVSVNEPFLEAKLADTENGGLPITIPEGMRAISIRVDEVVSVAGFVVPGTRVDVILTVDPPRGGDKLSQVVLQDILALTSGQLIEADDNGSPVVASVITVLVTPEQAEQLVIAGDQGRIQLALRNTLDGDSIRTDGARVEDLLTGRRRRASGRATTRVAPVEQAPTIEILKGGQRTIQRF, from the coding sequence ATGGGAAATCGCAGACGTGCGTTGCTGATCTTGGGGCTCGCGATGGTGCTCGGTTTGGCCGCCGCCTGGGCCTCTTTGAACTACCTTCAGAACCAGGGCGGCCCGGTGCTGCCCACCGTGAACCGGACCACCACGCCGGTGGCGGTGGCCGTCACCGACCTGCCGCTCGGCAGCATGGTTCGCCCAGAGGATGTCCAATTGATAGATTGGCCGTCCGAGCAGGTGCCGGTCGGTTACGTGACCGCCGTGGAGGACGTGGTCGGGCGCGGCCTGGTCCGCGCGGTTTCGGTCAATGAGCCTTTCCTCGAGGCCAAGCTCGCCGACACCGAGAACGGCGGCCTGCCTATCACCATCCCCGAGGGCATGCGCGCGATCAGCATCCGCGTGGACGAGGTGGTGAGCGTGGCGGGCTTCGTGGTGCCGGGCACGCGCGTCGACGTGATCCTCACGGTCGACCCGCCGAGAGGCGGCGACAAGCTGTCGCAGGTCGTGCTTCAGGACATCCTGGCCCTGACTTCGGGCCAACTCATCGAGGCTGACGACAACGGATCGCCCGTGGTGGCGTCCGTCATCACGGTGCTGGTCACGCCCGAGCAGGCGGAACAGCTCGTGATCGCGGGCGACCAGGGGCGCATCCAGCTCGCGCTGCGCAACACGTTGGACGGAGACTCCATCCGGACCGACGGCGCGCGCGTGGAGGACCTGCTCACCGGCCGCCGGCGCAGGGCGAGCGGCAGGGCGACCACACGGGTCGCTCCCGTGGAGCAGGCGCCGACAATCGAGATTCTCAAGGGAGGACAGAGGACCATCCAGCGGTTCTGA
- a CDS encoding prepilin peptidase, which produces MMAWADFWLITLVVAAALSDLKDRTIPNYLTVTGFVIGVVLSLSPGGLSPWGALLGAAIGFGLSLPLFALGAFGGGDAKLITAVGAFMGPLGMVQALFGTALIGGAMAVYTTWRLGLLGRTISNTGALVLNLVTVGRFGHRQTLRSEGAVTIPYGVAIAAGSLIARFAL; this is translated from the coding sequence ATGATGGCTTGGGCGGATTTCTGGCTGATCACCCTCGTGGTGGCGGCCGCGTTGTCGGACTTGAAAGACCGCACGATACCGAATTATCTGACCGTTACGGGGTTCGTGATCGGTGTCGTGCTATCGTTGAGCCCCGGGGGCCTTTCGCCCTGGGGAGCGCTGCTGGGCGCGGCGATCGGCTTCGGCCTTTCGCTCCCGCTGTTCGCGCTCGGTGCTTTTGGCGGGGGGGATGCGAAGCTCATCACCGCCGTCGGCGCATTCATGGGGCCGCTGGGGATGGTGCAAGCCCTCTTCGGCACAGCCTTGATAGGCGGAGCGATGGCGGTGTATACTACATGGCGACTTGGTCTGCTTGGGAGGACCATTTCCAACACTGGCGCCCTCGTGCTGAACCTCGTCACCGTCGGACGGTTCGGTCACAGACAGACCCTCCGATCGGAGGGCGCCGTCACTATACCCTACGGTGTCGCCATCGCCGCCGGCTCCCTAATCGCAAGGTTCGCGCTATGA